The segment ataggttacactcaccatcaccatcactttcgataagctattcatatgcatagttcaggttcactaatctctattattccccggtgaactatgatatgtataggtcatattcacattaacacatcatataggttatattcacatcactttcgataagctattcatatgtatagttcaggttcactaatctctattattccccggtgaactatgatatgtataggttatattcacattaacacattgtataggttacactcaccatcaccatcacttttgataagctattcatatgcatagttcaggttccctaatccctattactccccggtgaactatgatatgtataggttataatcacaatagattttcatatggttagacttcaactataatcgttgagcgtatatgcttgagtcatacaagaatttagtctggattggcttggaattggtggtgcccgccttatctcctgttccttgtttggttgtggacctagggcggacccattacattcgacgttttatctaacctaaatcttatataacttatataggctggacaattataggggaaatctacgggtaaatCTAGAATACATCAACGTATCATGTAGgattattctgtttacacttaactaagaaaatattggattttctggaaatcaaacttcatcgattttaagaaggaaaacggtttttactccaaacaaaactcttatgaactcaccaacttaattgttgacactctttttcaaaactacttgtattcttaggaaatcagtgaaacaggaaaacttcagcgctttgaggatgggacgttaaaccgtcaacaatttatttttgtcatcatattgtaattgattttgaaacatgtaaacatatactttgatgtaactttttcaattatatttatgatggttgtatttactttgagcactattatacacgttgttgtgatactgtacatgaagtcctccacccctggacgtttccgccatccttggtttgggggtgtgacaacaactATTGTTatgattcaagtaataagttgattatccaaaacattatacaatgaataatgtataattaatatggtgactaaataaaaggggttttatttatactcaaaagttttggaccatattggattcaattattcttgtgtttcactttgcatgttttgacttcccgaataataagattattcaaaccatccacagtcgatcatattttggatgtaggtatgaaagaagattgtcatgaatctgtctgtagattgtctaaagtgttttagacatagcaaaagtttgttgcagggttcatgagtgctcctataagattagagtaaacccacgctcacttggatcgcttcatggattttatcacgagtgatttgtgagacgataatatcttatattcttgaaaccaagacgtgtgagttgtattcttcaagtcggttgcacattgataatatgtaaacacactagtaacttggtgttataaaacatattgttttgtgtgatttgatgagtaggtacaagcgagcattgagtcaaagtttattcgttcctgtTACCTAaattgggataaaagcgatatttgtgggcccctcgatgatttagcgatgacaccctaagcgtttggccaagccgggactgaattgatgtattcaattgtagtctgttgttagtcgtcatagatcggaaatcaggaaacaacacatgaacaaagagtatgattaaaacccatgtctcagttcattcgatatctagaatggagaaatatatgatcccttatctaaaggacacgtttcTGATATGATCaaagttcgacagcagcttttgaaagctatgattgttgatcaggttccgaagtcatatgcaatatagttattagacttatccaagtgggagaattttggattagatgtctaagcccataattattttggtatgtacttgaccagattgtgagcacggtccttttgggttgccttcaccatagcaactgataggatgcaTTAAGGAGaaaaatgattaattatgatttattaatatattatatgaataatatattaaaagagaaatcatattgtttaattaatattagtcaaaaattaataataattaattttgtggctaaaagacattaattaaataaaggggactagaactgtcatttgtgtgatagttgaatattgggcaaatggactccatagaagttgtagtggacgaaatctatggggaaacccattagatttcgtccaaggcctctaaggagggagtccatgggctgatTAAGGCCTaagtagtcagattagggtttcctagttgaaaaccctaatagcctacctatataaggaacccctaaggccccaaaaaacgtggtgaagtaatccctaagggttcttggacgtttttggtgctcctcctccGTCTCCTAggtcatcttgttgctcatggtgtttgtgactccattagaggtgcaacattttaggcactaagctttcaaatgtcaagatcaaaaggaattgagattgttattgctacataacaatcaaggtaagatctaaactctAATCTTTTGTCAATTTTGATtattatatgctagaattagtGTTTATGAGCTTttgatgattattgcatgtatatcagacaaactagatccaaagctttagggtttgcatgtacaccataggattgatgtagtgctcataacccatcatctTCACCAAGTGATTTAAATCAGTGAAAGCTAAAAGTTTCAAGTAAACGAATCCCTTGCATCTTCAAGGACGATATCctcactgtcacaccccaaaaccggaacgacggaaacgttctggggtggaggacgtcatgtttagtatcacaagacatgtatcatagtaagcaagtaatgaacaaccatttcattagaaagaaagtgtttacaagatatgtgttcacaaaacatagagtacataatcaaataataaaacaagacttgaagctatactgctccatcttctgaattcccagagcGAGTACCTATCTActagtttcttgagaatacaagttatttgaaagagtttatcagaaattaagctggtgagttcataagattttagtgatgtaagtaagttgtagaaagttgttgaaaaatgtatttgaaatgtagtaagttatatgttctgttttagaaaagttcgcattttcctctagaaaatcctatatttcctaaatTGATGAAAGATATGTAAAAAtgattctacaatcctttctatgagtactaaatgaatacaagttatataaaactcagagtaaacaaacaatcgactgtgcgcatctgccctaagcccacaaccaaacaaggaacgggaagtaaggcggatagcacacatcccattgtttgttaagtccttgttgtatataaccctactgtattcacttgttactcatggagttaattgtaatagttcctttatatttaatgaaaagatcctttaagaaaacccttatttcttataataaaattgtgaccacagtgactacttctataatcacttagtttatactggctatatataatctaatatcgaatagatagttggttggatgaatctgccctaagtccacaaccaaacaaggaacaggaaatgaagcggaaagcacacatccaactacctactgggtattaatgatatataaccatgatgtatagactaaggtattatagagtcaatcacctaaagtcctttaagtctacactagtttaataaaatggattaaaccctttactggtgaGTTTCTAGCTTTGAGTACTAAGAGTTCTTATTTGAAAAGTatgctttgtactagaaaactctgcgttgaattagtgtcctatgacttgacccatacccggtaccccttatgatgacttaatgtatacggaaCATATATCTTACTAAGAGCGACTAGATAATAggttgggtgaatctgctctaagcccacaaccaaacaaggaacaggaaatgaagcagaaaGCACACAATCCTATTAActgtcggatcctatttatatatatctcatgatgtatacattaaagaatcataaggttagcattatggtccctttctactgaatgtactagacccgactgttctgtttATCGTTTGTAAAATTTAAGtaatgtagtattgtatatatagtaactactattgtactaattgccttaaattgatttttaaggtttaatgtgatggctagaccccatactaaacgctctccctgtcaaaagattaTGGGACCCAAACGCGACCTCTGCAATcaattgcaagccgtgaacatccacattaaaattatgtgatcatgtatacccaatataactatcaccttttgtttagaataatgtgttagtgattcattggtatagttagatcctgtaagtgttccatgctatagcatcttagtatgttcgttctgttatagtatcttagtactttcttttgttatagtatcttattatgttctttctgttatcgtgtattgtatctagtatgaactgaacctctaaactatacatattatagtttactagtattctacttgaactgttattgaaaagactcattttactactcagttatgcttgtactttaaaaatggagttttgttaagctataaagcaacataactgtaaaatagcttttgaaatgttttgaccacttatagaagacataagcaacattttgaaagatgtttataacaaataattacacaattatcattgtgttcaacttgtattccacccttaaaagcatttaaaacaattaaaagattcattacggggtataaactcacctgatgcgggtgattcaaacgggtatgcgtgtaaggatgggaagttccacgaatgaagtcccgagacacaataggtcctaaatgacatataatgacacatattggcATGGATATAGTGTTCATATACAagtatatgaaaggaaacacctttcgggactaggaaacactttgaccaagtgttggaatcacatgtgattcaacaaagaaTGTGAAATGGCaccaaaatgagtttactaccatggttttacggcctaagggagtttacggccgtaaactcatggtcactcATGTAAAAGTGCAATTTTGAGGGCTAGGGAAGCTTTAGGGACTTTTGCTCTAcactaggatgagaaagaccaccttcattgaggcttttgatgagtttagggcccaaaggagtttacagccgtaaactcatgaccaTTTATGTTTATAAGAGTATTTTAAGGTCCTACAATCATCAAGGAAGGGTTCTGGGTCACAAGCCTTGCATCTAGGAGGATTGATGGCCAAAATGGCACcctttaaggggtttacggccataggagatggcttggccataaactccttttgtccttgtgttcttgatattTTCAAGTCTCTAAGCATGAGTCCTAACTAGATATGAAGTTTGgggaagagtacttacgatctagaagcttgaaatggttggttttggccaagaacgctagtgtgtgttcttggtgatcttGGTgaatcttgaagatctaagaaaagagtGATTtctatggatgaaatcatgtaaggatACTAGATTAAGAGGTGTATCAAAAAATCTAGGAATAATACTTACATCTTTTTAAGATCTAGGAAGAaagtcttgatgatacttgagaggatttgaagaAATCGGCCTAGGAATGATATAAATGACTAGAAATGACCCAATGCCTTATATatgctcttgagtttacggccacatgagtttacggccataaactcatggtcttgtggTCGTGAACTCATTTAGATGAGGTTATGGTTCGATTTGCTACACTGTGGTTCTAGCAAATACTTTCTAGCagttattccttaagtgtattaggctcaaaactctttagaatgacctttaaccgGGCTAGAACTCATTTCCAATGagtctgacactcagttgagttgctTGACTGGCCTTTAAAAGTAAAAtctttttgggttgtcacactcacCCCATTCGATTCCTTCCCATCCTCACCCTTTTCTTCCCGAACTTCTAGCCACTCCAACAAATCTAAAAAACCGAACCCATCCCAATTTCCTCTGGCAAGCACCACTTTTCAATCAAATTAAAATTTCCTAGAAACAAAATCATTAGAAAGGAAACAGAAAAATTAATCAAATTGAAATTACAAATGAATCATATTGCAGACCAgagaagaaaacatcaaaatcaagcAAATTATAAAAGTGCTTATCAAGATCTACTTTATGGTTATAAGAAGATACAGATAAGAGAGTTATGGAGAGGAAATAATCATTGGGTTGGACGTTTGTATTCATTCTCGTTAACCGGAGAAAAAAATGGCAGTGGGTGCAACAATTAGAGCAGCAAAGTAGATGAGTTTTCTGGAAAGATCTACAGTGGTGGTTGTTAAAGATGACAATGGTTGTTGAAGGTAGTGTGTATGAAGGTGACAAAAGAGGAAGGTTGTTTATATGAAGGTGACAATGATTGTTGAAGATGGTCAACGGTGGTGGGGGGTAAAAGGAGGAATCCAACGACAATTCTGATTTTGGAAAAGCAAGGGTGATATACTGGTGGAGCAAGAGAGTTGGACATCATGAACTGAAAGGAAATAAGCAATAGGTTCACCGGAGTATATGTCAGCAATGATCTAATGAGTAGTTTAGGTTTTCTTTTGAGTTTCTTCCATTATAGATTATAAAGCATCAGAGGACAGAGATGAACAACAATATCACATGACGGGTATTGAGGAAGGTGAGATGGTCAGAGATGAATAGCAATATCACGTGAAGGGTATTAAGAAAAGGTGAGATGACTGAGAACTTTGAAGTAGGGCCTATTTGCactttttaataattataaatattttaataaactaaattgtaatataaaaattaataagGATAACATAGTCTTTTTAATTATAATAGGGACCAACGATGCAATAAAATCATACTATAAAGATGGTCCggatgaaaaaaagaaaaaaattaaagacCAAAAAGATAAGTTATTCAAACGTGAGGACTATTCATATAATTTACTCCAAAAACAATTCATATTGTCAACCATCAAGGACTTTTCGGAAAGGACCCCATGGAAAGAACATTACAACAAAAGAAAATCAGTTGCACTAATAATTTACACTCATCTTTCCATGCTCTTTTCTATTAGTAGCTTACCAACAAAACCCTCCTCCTCGTTCCCCCAAAATTCACAACAATGGCGACCTCTTGCATAAGCTTCGTCTCCTTGTACGGCTCCTTCCTCCGACGTTCCCTCGCTCTCTCAGGCCTCTCCTCTCAATCCGTCGGCGTCGATGCCTACACCACCATCCACTTTTGGGGACCTAAACGACTCCCCGCGTCCGCCCGTTCTCCATCTTCAAATGGCGAGCATCGGAAACCATCGCTCGTTTTAATTCACGGATTCGGTCCTCACGGCGTTTGGCAGTGGCGTCAACAGGTCAGTGTTCCCGACGAATCAATCAAATTCCGTTTGCATTAATATATTTTTCCGTCATTTTTTCTCCACAGGTGTCGTTTCTAGCGCCTTATTTCGACGTCTACGTCCCCGATCTAGTGTTCTTCGGTGAATCCACCACGAAATCCTCCGAACGATCGGAAATCTTCCAGGCGAGTGCAGTCGGGAAGATGATGGAGAAGGTCGGCGTGAGTAAGTACTCGGTGGTTGGGACGAGCTACGGAGGTTTTGTGGCGTACAGAGTGGCGGAAATGTGGCCGGAGAGGGTGGAAAAGGTTGTGATCGCAAGTTCAGGAGTCAACATGAGACCAAGAGATAATCATGAGTTACTGAAGAGAGCGAACGTGGAGAAGATCGATGAGCTAATGCTGCCGGAGACGGCGGCGCAGCTCCGGACGTTGTTCCGATTGGCTGTATCTAATCGTGTTTACATGCCGGATTTTTTTCTCAACGATTTCATTGACGTAAGTGTTGTTTTTATTTCTATTCTTTTGAATATTTTTTGTCCTTTTCATGCCTAACCCCACCTTCCAATCTTCCATATATCGGCTCTAGATTATTAATTAGATGCTTCCTTCACTTATTTTATCAATTGATTAATCACAATCAAATAATTGTGCTATTCTTTTTTATCCAAACCAAAGAAACAGCATACCACATGGACGACTTTGTAGTTTAATATAATATTGAATTGGGGGTATAATGGTCATTTTCAAAATGTTTAACAGACTAACTAATGGCGTCGAGTGATGGAacaaataatcacatcaaaattcTTCTAGATTGAACCAAAAATGTAAagcattatttatttatattatttatttatattatttatttattttgtttttaaaataccATAAAACTCAGTTTTTACAGTATACTctagtaattttttttataaattgatTATAGTCcaaaaattttattaattttacttTTTTGAACTAGATAAATCATATCATTTTTTCTGTTTAGAAATGTAATATGTTTTTAGTAAAATTGACAAATAACATTCCACTTATCACTCTAATCCCAAAGAATATATCAAACTTTGGCATTTATATTAGGAGTTTGTTGGGAACTTTTTTCGAAAcaaactttttaaaaatataacttgTTCGTTAGTCTTTTAGGTCTTTAACCGATTATAAATAAGACATTTATGCATGCAACAATAAAGtgataaaaacaaaattaaaatgcTCTATAAATTGAAAAGGAAACATGATATAAACTATTTTAAGTTAGATTATAACCTAACTTTTTAAAAACTATTCAAAGTAGCATTTCAACGAATTTATTAAGATTTTCTAAAATTCTTCCAAACATaccttttattaataataataataataataaataaataaataaaactcaatCTTTTATATGTCATTTTATGTCTATTTACATAGTTCAACTACCTTAGCAGCTAGATTTTATCAAACGTCCGTTTTTATCGGCTAGCAAATAGTTTTTTAGTCATCAGCTGATTTTCAACCGGTCTGTTAAACATAGAgaataaacataaaataaatttaagttttttttcttatgatttgtttatgatattacctAAAACATACACAATATGTTCCATGATGAAGTTATATACATTTAGTATAATATAAAGAGTTTGAGTTCTAATCTAATACTTGAATATTGTCCATTGTGTTTAAgaattattaaaatatatatatatatatatatatatatatatatatatatatatatatatatatatatatatatataattaatttttttattggttGCAGAAATTATATGGAGAAAACAGGAAAGAGAAGTTAGAATTGCTGAAAGGGCTGGTGCTTGGCCAACATGACACCCCTAATATTTCCCCTCTTCAACAGGTTCTATAAtcttatattaaaaatatttaaaaatataataacatattaaaaataaagcaaTTTTAAGTCAATGCATCTACTATCTATAATCTTATCATAAAAAATCGTTAAAATTACGTTTTTGGTCCTTGAGATATACTACCtattttggttattttacatGGAACAATGACCAAAAGTCGTTAcaaaaaactaaagttaggacCAATTTCGCAAAGAGATATTTTTGGGatcaaaattgcaaaaaaaaaaaaaaaagctaataTACTCGAAGGAACAAacatttattaaatttaaataattttattatgtTTCTCCTATTGTTTGCATTAATATATTTAAACTTGCTAAATCTAGGAAGTGTTGCTCATATGGGGTGATCAGGATAACATCTTCTTGTTGGATATGGCAAAGGAGCTTAAAGAGTATGCCTTCATATCATATTTCTTATGACACGtcatattataaaatatataaatttgatttaatttggattaaaagttAGTAAAATATACGACACATGTTAGAAACACAAAGTTGTACTTAAAATATACGATCCGATTTTCACTAATGAAAAACTTTAAATGATCATAAAGTTAATAAAAGAATATTTTCAATAATCGGGAGGGTTTTTTCTTTGAAATTATGAACGAGTTTTAATAACCAAaaactaatatattatatatttttttcgatAATTGGCTTAATAAAAAGTTGTACTTTTGATGACATTTTCCCTTTGATACATTCCAAATGATGATTATACATTTTTATAAGAAGATATATGTGTTGGGGAGTATTTGAAAGGTGAAATTTTGTTGTTGTGTTTTTAGAATGTTGGGAAAGAATGCATCATTGGAAGTGATAAAGAAGGCTTCACATGCACCTCAACTTGAAAACGCAAAAAGCTTCAATAAAATCCTCTACAATTTCTTGTGCGACTCCACATGAttttacacacacacaaacacacacttgtTGAATGAATTTGGTTTGAAACATTGATTTTGCTGAGTGGCATTATATTAGTCTTCAAGAATCCTTGGATTTGAGGATTTACAAACTATGCATTTAGTTTTTTAGTATTTTTTTGTATTAGTTTTGTATATATGAAGATATTATCAATGTTTTGAAATAgggtataaacaaaataaaaataaataaataaaataaaataaaaaagaaatcacTATATATATGTTTAGTACATGCCATCACATGGGAATGCGTCTCCCATTATATGAAGGTGACATTACTTGATTTGTGTACTAATGTGACTATGGTGgtccaaacatatatatatatatatatatatatatatatatatatatatatatatatatatatatatatatatatatatatatatatatatatatatatatatatatatatatatatatatatatatatatatatatatatatatatatatatatatattgtaataattaaaaatattgctTCTGAATTTATTAGAGTTTTTAGTAAATTATTAGTAACATTTGtgtcaaaaacaaaaacaaatatcaaTTAACAAGGTTTGAACTTACCAACAAATAATCAAACCAAGTAAACTATTAGAAAAACAATTAACTACAAAATAGAATTGGACAGATCATTTGTGTTGTCTTTGGTATGACTATACAAAACAAAATGTTAATATTATCTATTGTCATTAATCATTATCAactaaaattttcatattttttgctTCTCTTTGAGTAGgacatttcatcaaacatgtTGCGATAAGAGACAACGAATCGATGCTATCATGTTTGTGTGCTAGTTGT is part of the Lactuca sativa cultivar Salinas chromosome 7, Lsat_Salinas_v11, whole genome shotgun sequence genome and harbors:
- the LOC111888569 gene encoding uncharacterized protein LOC111888569, whose product is MATSCISFVSLYGSFLRRSLALSGLSSQSVGVDAYTTIHFWGPKRLPASARSPSSNGEHRKPSLVLIHGFGPHGVWQWRQQVSFLAPYFDVYVPDLVFFGESTTKSSERSEIFQASAVGKMMEKVGVSKYSVVGTSYGGFVAYRVAEMWPERVEKVVIASSGVNMRPRDNHELLKRANVEKIDELMLPETAAQLRTLFRLAVSNRVYMPDFFLNDFIDKLYGENRKEKLELLKGLVLGQHDTPNISPLQQEVLLIWGDQDNIFLLDMAKELKEMLGKNASLEVIKKASHAPQLENAKSFNKILYNFLCDST